CGGCGCTGGCCGCCGCGCCGGTGGCGCTGGTCGGCGCGCTGCGCCTGCCCAACGACCAGACCGGCGACTGCCATCTGTTCACCCGGCGTCTGGAGGCGATGGCGCGCGAGGCGGGGGTCGAGTTCCGCTACGACACGCGCATCGAGGCGATCGAGGCCGACGGCCGCCGCATCACCGGCGTGCGCCTGGACGGCCGGCTGGAGACCGCCGACCGCTATGTGCTGGCCCTGGGCAGCGAATCGCCGCGACTGCTGGCGCCGCTGGGCCTGGACCTGCCGGTGTATCCGCTCAAGGGCTATTCGCTGACCCTGCCGATCCTTGAGCCGGCGATGTCGCCGGTGTCCACGATCCTGGACGAGAGCTACAAGGTCGCCGTGACCCGTTTCGATGCGCGTATCCGCGTGGGCGGCATGGCCGAGGTGGCCGGCTACGACCACGTGCTCAACCCGCAGCGCCGCGAGACACTGGAGCTGGTCGTGCGCGACCTCTACCCGCAGGGCGGCGCGCTGGAGCAGGCGCAGTTCTGGACCGGCCTGCGCCCGGCCACGCCGGACGGCACGCCCGTGGTCGGGGCCACGCCGCTGGACAATCTCTACACCAACACCGGGCACGGCACGCTGGGCTGGACCATGGCCTGCGGCTCGGGCCGCTACCTGGCCGACCTGATGGCGGGCCACGCGCCGGCGATCGACAGCGAAGGCCTGGACATGTCCCGCTACCGCAACAGCGCCGCCGGCGCCGCGGCCGCCTGATGCGCCCGGCCCGTGCACTGATCGACCTGGGCGCGCTGCAGGACAACTACCTGCTGGCCAGGCGTCTGGGTGGCGGCAAGGCAGTGGCGGTGGTCAAGGCCGACGCCTACGGCCACGGCGCGGTGCGCTGCGCGCGCGCGCTGGCCGGCATCGCCGATGCCTTCGGCGTGGCCTGCCTGGAAGAGGCCATCGAGCTGCGCGAGGCCGGCATCGAGGCGCCGATCCTGCTGCTGGAAGGCTTCCTGGAGGCGGCCGAACTGCCGCTGGTCGATCGCCACCGGCTGTGGACCGCGGTGGCCTCGCCCTGGCAGCTCGAGGCGCTGGCGCGCTACCGCCCGCAGCAACCGCTGCATGTGTGGCTGAAGCTGGACAGCGGCATGCACCGTCTCGGGTTGGCGCCGGCGCAGTTCGCCGAAGCGCTGGCCGCGCTGCAGCGCGACCCCGGGATCGCCTCGGTGGTGGCGATGAGCCACCTGGCGCGCGCCGATGAACTGGACAGCGATTTCAGCGAGGTCCAGCGGCGGGTGTTCGAACAGGCCACGGCCGACTTCGCCGGCCTGACCAGCTTCAACAACTCGCCGGCGCTGCTGGGCTGGCCCGGCATCCGCAGCGACTGGGTGCGCCCCGGCCTGATGCTGTACGGCGCCAGCCCGTTCCCGCTGGATGCGGCGCAGGCGCACCCGCTGCGGCCGGTGATGCAGCTGGAATCGCAGCTGATCGCCGTGCGCGAGCTGCCGGCCGGCGAGTCCGTCGGCTACGGCGCGCGCTTCACCGCCCCGGCGCCGATGCGCATCGCCGTGGCGGCGATGGGCTATGCCGACGGCTATCCGCAGCTGGCGCCCAACGGCACGCCGGTGCTGGTCGATGGCCAGGCCACCCGCGTGATCGGACGCGTGTCGATGGACATGCTGACCGTGGACATCACCGACCTGCCCGGCGCCGATGTCGGCAGCCGCGTGACCTTCTGGGGCGCATCGCCCACCGCGACCCGGATCGCCGCGACCTGCAGCACCAGTCCCTATGCGCTGCTGTGCGGCCTCAAGCGCGTGCGTCGCGAGTATCTCGAGGCTCCGGCGGGATCCGCCGCGCGCGTGGCGTCTACGGCGTCGGCGTCGGGCTGAGCCGCACGGTTCGGTGGTTCCGTGCGCGTCGCGTCTTGCTGTCGTTCGAGCTTCGAATCTCGCCATAGTCCAGGTCCCCAAGCTCGTCATCTCTCAAGCCTTTGGGTCGTCATCCCCGCGAACGCGGGGATCCAGCGATTTCCCTCGTCATGCGCGCAAGGCGCTGGATCCCAGCGTTCGCGGGGATGACGAAGGAAGAAGGCTTGCCATCGAGCGCGCTCTCCGGCGCACGGCAATCACCGGAACCATCGCGCCCGCGCAAGCGGCAACCCATGGACCTCGCGCGATCCGGACGAACGTCCCTGGATCGCCGCGTTCGCGGGGATGACGCCGTCGAGTCCGGTTGCTGAGGGCGCGCCTCGTTGTGCCCCTGCGGATTTCCAATCGCCCCGCTACCGCCGGGGCAGGCAGACCGGCTATCGCGTCTCAGCCAGCTCGAACATCCGCATGACCTCGCAGAAGCCGGCCTGCACCGCGGCGCGCTCGCCCGGCGGCAGGTCGCGGGTGGCGGCGGCCAGCAGCCGGATGGCCCAGGCGCGCTGATCGTCCCGGCTGCTGCGCGCGAAGCCCACCAGCTGTGTGGCGGCGGCGGAGACGCGCTCCTGCACCAGTTCGCGTTGGATCGACATGGGTTCCCCTTCCAAGGCCGCCCCCAGCGGCGGGGCCATCCTAGCGCTTACGGATCGGCGGTCAACGGCCTCGGCGACCGGCTCCCGCGGGTGGCCTGCGGATGACCGCACCGGAGCCGGAAACGGACACGCGCTGTCCGTGATCGGCCTCCGATTTTTGCGCAGTTGGCCAAGGAGGCATGGCGCGGGGGACGGTGTCCGCTTGGGGAACTGCGCAAAACGCCTGACCAACAACGGAGCCGAAACCCTTAAGAATCCGTTATTTGGTGCATGCGCACCCGTGTGGTGCGCAATGCCACATTCCGGCCTCGGAGTGCATCTTGCGGCGCAGCATGTAAGCGCTTGCAACTCCTGATACGGTGCCGCCCGCCAACGAACCCGAGGCCCGGAAGAGGAGAGCTTCCAGTGCCAAACGACACCGCCAATCCGTATCCAATGCACCAATCCGATGCTGCATCGCAGCAGGCTGGCCGGTGCCGGACGGGCGTGCGTTTCCCGCGTCTCACCGCCGGCGCATCGCGTCGATGAACGTCACGATCAAGGACGTCGCCCGGGCCGCCGAAGTGTCCGTGGCCACCGTGTCCCGCGCCCTCAACGGGCGCCAGTACGTGGCCGAGGACGTGCGTGCCCGCATCCTGCAGGTCGCCAGTGAGCTGCGCTACAGCCCGCACCACGCCGCCCGTGCGCTGAGCAGCCGCCGTACCCACACCATCGGCGTGGTCCTGCCCGACCTGTACGGCGAGTTCTTCTCCGAGCTGATGCGCGGCATCGACCATGCCGCGCGCGAACGCGGCCTGCACCTGCTGGTGTCCAGCTGTCACGGCAGCCTGGCCGAACAGCGCGACGCGCTGCGCGCCACGCCCGGGCGGGTGGACGGCGTGCTGGTGATGTCGCCGTTCCTGGGCAGCGTCGAATCCCTGGATGAGGCGCTGGTGCCGGACGTCCCGGCGGTGCTGATGAACTGCGCCGGCAGCCCGCGCGCGGCCGTGCTCAACGTGGACAACCACGGCGGCGCCTTCACCATGACCCGCCACCTGCTGGAGGTCGGCCACCGCCGCATCGCCTTCATCGCCGGGCCCGAGGACAACTTCGACGCGCGCGAGCGCCTGCGCGGCTACCAGGACGCGCTGGCCACCGTCGCCGACGCGGCCGCGCCCTGGGTGGTGCCGGGCAACTTCGACGAGGCCTCCGGCTATGCCGCCGGCGAGGCCTTCGCCGCGGGCGAGCGACCCGATGCGGTGTTCGCCGCCAATGACATGACCGCGCTGGGCTGCCTGTTCGCCCTGCGCAAGGCCGGCCTGCGCGTGCCCGAGGACATCGCGGTGGCCGGCTTCGACGACGTGCCGATGGCGCGCTACGTCAATCCGGCGCTGACCACCATGCGCGTGGACATCGCCAGTCTCGGCGCGCGCGCCCTGCACCTGCTGCTGCAGCACCCGGGGCTGGGCGGCGAGTCGGGCACGCCGGTCGATACCGCGCCTCTGATCCCGCAACTGGTCGTGCGCGACTCCAGCGCCATCCCGGAGCGACGCATGGCCTGACCCCTTCGTTCGAGCCGAAGTTTTCCCGCTTTCCCGCACGACACGTCCCATAAGAAAACGCGATCCGACTGCCCCAAGGAGGGCACCGTCATGAAGAACAAGCACTCCATCTCCCGCTCCCCGTCCCGCAGCCTGCTGGCCATCGCGCTGGCCGGCTGCATGGTCGCCTCGGTGCCTGCGTTCGCGCAGACTTCCACGGCCATCCTGCGCGGCACGGTGACCTCGGCCGATGCCGGCCAGGAGGTCACCGTGACCAATAAGGCCACCGGCTCCGTGCGACGCGCCGTGATCGGCCAGAACGGCAACTACACCGTGGTCGGCCTGCAGCCGGGCCTCTACACCGTTGAGGCGGGCGGTGTTTCGCGTGACGTCACCCTCACGGTCGCTTCGTCCTCCACCGTCGACCTGGAGGCACCGACTTCGGCCCCGGCTGGTGACGCCACCAACCTGGGCACCGTGTCGGTGACCGCGCCGCTGACCCGCGACGTGAAGACCTCCGAGGTCGGCAATACCATCTCGCTGCGCCAGATCGAACAGCTGCCGCAGGCGACCCGCAACTTCCTGGAGTTCGCCGACACCGTGCCCGGCATGGTGTTCAACGTCGACGCTCAGGGCCACACGACCCTGCGCGGCGGCGCCTCCAACTCCAGCGCCGGCAACCTGTACATCGACGGCGTCAGCCAGAAGAGCTACGTGGCCAAGGGCGGCATTGCCGGCCAGAACGACAGCCAGGGCAATCCATTCCCGCAGCTGGCCATCGGCGAGTACAAGGTCGTCACCTCCAACTACAAGGCCGAGTTCGGCCAGGTCAGCGGCGCGGCTCTGGTTGCCGCCACCAAGTCCGGCACCAACGAGTTCCACGGTGAGGTGTTCTACCGCTACACCGACCAGGACATGCGGAACAAGCGCCCGGACGAAGACGATGGCAAGGTCGAATCGCGCGTCAAGGAGTACGGCGCGGCCTTCGGCGGCCCGATCCTGCAGGATCGCATGCACTTCTTCGTGGCCTACGAGGGCAAGGACAACATCGTCCCGCGCTCGATCCAGCCGAGCCCCGAAGCCGGCCCCTATGTATCGCTGCTGCCGTCCAACCTGTCCTCGCAGTACGGCGCGGCCACGCTGCCCTTCAGCGAAGACCTGTACTTCGGCAAGATCGACTTCGAGCCAACCGACAACGATCGCTTCGAACTGGCCGCCCAGTATCGCGACGAGACCCAGGTCG
The window above is part of the Pseudoxanthomonas sp. X-1 genome. Proteins encoded here:
- a CDS encoding D-amino acid dehydrogenase; the protein is MRVLVMGSGVIGTTTAWYLAQAGFEVCVVDRQPGPALETSFANAGQISPGYASPWAAPGVPAKAFKWLFQKHAPLAIKPGLDPRQYSWLLQMMANCTSAHYARNKARMVRLSEYSRDCLDELVAATGIAYEGRRLGTIQLFRTQAQLDGAAKDVAVLDEYGVPYELLDPAGIARYEPALAAAPVALVGALRLPNDQTGDCHLFTRRLEAMAREAGVEFRYDTRIEAIEADGRRITGVRLDGRLETADRYVLALGSESPRLLAPLGLDLPVYPLKGYSLTLPILEPAMSPVSTILDESYKVAVTRFDARIRVGGMAEVAGYDHVLNPQRRETLELVVRDLYPQGGALEQAQFWTGLRPATPDGTPVVGATPLDNLYTNTGHGTLGWTMACGSGRYLADLMAGHAPAIDSEGLDMSRYRNSAAGAAAA
- the alr gene encoding alanine racemase; this encodes MRPARALIDLGALQDNYLLARRLGGGKAVAVVKADAYGHGAVRCARALAGIADAFGVACLEEAIELREAGIEAPILLLEGFLEAAELPLVDRHRLWTAVASPWQLEALARYRPQQPLHVWLKLDSGMHRLGLAPAQFAEALAALQRDPGIASVVAMSHLARADELDSDFSEVQRRVFEQATADFAGLTSFNNSPALLGWPGIRSDWVRPGLMLYGASPFPLDAAQAHPLRPVMQLESQLIAVRELPAGESVGYGARFTAPAPMRIAVAAMGYADGYPQLAPNGTPVLVDGQATRVIGRVSMDMLTVDITDLPGADVGSRVTFWGASPTATRIAATCSTSPYALLCGLKRVRREYLEAPAGSAARVASTASASG
- a CDS encoding LacI family DNA-binding transcriptional regulator; its protein translation is MNVTIKDVARAAEVSVATVSRALNGRQYVAEDVRARILQVASELRYSPHHAARALSSRRTHTIGVVLPDLYGEFFSELMRGIDHAARERGLHLLVSSCHGSLAEQRDALRATPGRVDGVLVMSPFLGSVESLDEALVPDVPAVLMNCAGSPRAAVLNVDNHGGAFTMTRHLLEVGHRRIAFIAGPEDNFDARERLRGYQDALATVADAAAPWVVPGNFDEASGYAAGEAFAAGERPDAVFAANDMTALGCLFALRKAGLRVPEDIAVAGFDDVPMARYVNPALTTMRVDIASLGARALHLLLQHPGLGGESGTPVDTAPLIPQLVVRDSSAIPERRMA